A region of Larimichthys crocea isolate SSNF chromosome X, L_crocea_2.0, whole genome shotgun sequence DNA encodes the following proteins:
- the lias gene encoding lipoyl synthase, mitochondrial, translated as MTEVMALLKRSCCGAARFSTNHLWLSPRCVPHSYSTSSLSAADKSSTERTDTKKQLLGDGGPDLGDFISGELSEKSKWAEYRGNLKREKGERLRLPPWLKTEIPIGKNYNKLKNTLRDLNLHTVCEEARCPNIGECWGGGEYATATATIMLMGDTCTRGCRFCSIKTARKPPPLDPDEPYNTAKAIAAWGLDYVVLTSVDRDDIADGGAAHFAKTVSNLKERDPQSVSRVKSAALHGALQ; from the exons ATGACTGAAGTCATGGCGCTGCTCAAGCGGAGCTGCTGTGGAGCTGCTCGTTTCTCCACAAACCATCTATGGCTGAGCCCCAGATGTGTCCCACAT AGTTACAGCACCAGCAGCCTGTCAGCTGCGGACAAGTCCTCCACGGAGCGCACCGACACAAAGAAGCAGCTTCTGGGCGACGGAGGACCCGACCTGGGAGACTTCATTTCAGGGGAGCTGTCGGAGAAAAGCAAGTGGGCCGAGTACAGAGGCAacctgaagagagagaagggagagag GCTGCGTCTTCCTCCGTGGCTGAAGACGGAGATCCCCATCGGAAAAAACTACAACAAGCTGAAGAACACACTGAGAGACCTCAACCTGCACACG GTGTGTGAGGAGGCCAGGTGTCCGAACATCGGGGAATGTTGGGGAGGAGGAGAGTACGCCACAGCCACCGCCACCATCATG CTGATGGGGGACACGTGTACCCGTGGGTGCAGGTTCTGCTCTATAAAGACGGCCCGTAAGCCTCCACCTCTGGACCCAGACGAGCCTTACAACACGGCCAAGGCCATCGCAGCCTGGGGGCTGGACTACGTGGTTCTCACCTCAGTCGACAGAGACG atatcGCTGATGGAGGAGCAGCACACTTTGCTAAGACGGTCTCCAACCTGAAGGAAAG GGACCCTCAGTCAGTCTCTCGTGTTAAGTCAGCAGCATTACACGGAGCTCTCCAGTGA
- the LOC113746524 gene encoding lipoyl synthase, mitochondrial-like, whose product MLVECLTPDFRGDLAAVRRSPVWVRRHVRDPRANSHQSLTRLKHAKKVKPTVLTKTSIMLGLGETDQQILHTLAELREAGVDCLTLGQYMQPTKRHLKVEEYVTPERFAHWEKVGNEMGFVYTASGPLVRSSYKAGERRTSSCTVMT is encoded by the exons ATGCTAGTTGAATGTCTGACGCCTGATTTTCGTGGTGACCTGGCAGCGGTGAGAAGATCGCCCGTCTGGGTTAGACG ACACGTGCGTGACCCCAGAGCGAATTCGCATCAATCTCTGACGCGCCTGAAGCACGCTAAGAAGGTCAAACCCACCGTGCTCACCAAGACGTCCATCATGCTCGGACTGGGGGAGACCGACCAGCAGATACTCCACACTTTGGCTG AGCTGCGAGAGGCCGGAGTGGACTGTCTAACACTGGGTCAGTACATGCAGCCCACCAAACGCCACCTGAAG GTGGAGGAATACGTCACTCCAGAGAGGTTTGCCCACTGGGAGAAAGTTGGGAATGAAATGGGCTTCGTTTACACAGCCAGTGGGCCGCTGGTGAGATCGTCCTACAAAGCAGGTGAGAGACGCACGTCATCCTGCACAGTCATGACATGA
- the LOC109138790 gene encoding butyrophilin subfamily 1 member A1-like isoform X1, with amino-acid sequence MLQPKIQPSDGLSFRTCSVFIFMVLQSVGEQSQLICSHQPIVALAGDDVILPCHLEPPMDVRSELVVWIRTDLVPKYIHFHEDGRQVYWRQNPSFKNRTALFVDELKNGNASMKIFKVKISDTGKYLCILNSLMKHTSIQLTVGVVSTPVIEFVSNQSREVVLQCEAKGWYPEPEVFWLDAEGNLLSAGPTETVRGPDDLYTVSRRLTVEKSDSFTCRVQQKNINQTGETHIYVPAHFFRTSSQFAVILSIIIIIITIITITIIIIIIMVKKADARRRRKRREDQQPASDVEKTKDETLL; translated from the exons ATGCTGCAGCCAAAGATCCAGCCCAGTGATGGACTGTCCTTCAGgacctgcagtgttttcattttcatggttcttcagtctgttggag AACAGTCACAGTTAATTTGTTCACATCAACCAATCGTGGCCCTggctggtgatgatgtcattctaCCATGTCACCTTGAACCTCCCATGGATGTCAGGTCAGAGCTGGTGGTGTGGATCAGAACTGATTTAGTCCCAAAGTACATCCATTTTCATGAAGATGGACGACAGGTGTACTGGAGACAAAATCCATCTTTTAAGAATCGCACCGCTCTGTTTGTGGATGAACTGAAGAACGGAAACGCCTCCATGAAAATCTTCAAAGTGAAAATTTCTGATACAGGAAAATATTTGTGTATCTTGAATTCACTGATGAAGCACACGTCCATCCAACTCACTGTTG GTGTCGTCTCCACGCCCGTCATAGAGTTTGtctccaatcagagcagagaggtggttttacagtgtgaggctaaaggctggtatccagagcctgaggtgttctggctggacgctgagggaaacctcctctctgctggacctacagagacagtcagaggtccTGATGACCTCTATACTGTCAGCAGAAGGTTGACTGTGGAGAAGAGTGACAGCTTCACCTGtagagtccaacagaagaacatcaacCAGACCGGAGAGACACACATCTATGTTCCAG ctcATTTCTTCAGGACCTCATCTCAGTTCGCCGTGAtcctctccatcatcatcatcatcatcaccatcatcaccatcaccatcatcatcatcattattatggTTAAAAAAGCAG ACGCTCGGAGAAGGAGGAAGCGACGGGAGGACCAGCAACCAGCATCAGATGTCGAGAAGACAAAAGATGAGACGCTGCTTTGA
- the LOC109138790 gene encoding butyrophilin subfamily 1 member A1-like isoform X2, whose product MLQPKIQPSDGLSFRTCSVFIFMVLQSVGEQSQLICSHQPIVALAGDDVILPCHLEPPMDVRSELVVWIRTDLVPKYIHFHEDGRQVYWRQNPSFKNRTALFVDELKNGNASMKIFKVKISDTGKYLCILNSLMKHTSIQLTVGVVSTPVIEFVSNQSREVVLQCEAKGWYPEPEVFWLDAEGNLLSAGPTETVRGPDDLYTVSRRLTVEKSDSFTCRVQQKNINQTGETHIYVPAHFFRTSSQFAVILSIIIIIITIITITIIIIIIMVKKAGLRSEKEEATGGPATSIRCREDKR is encoded by the exons ATGCTGCAGCCAAAGATCCAGCCCAGTGATGGACTGTCCTTCAGgacctgcagtgttttcattttcatggttcttcagtctgttggag AACAGTCACAGTTAATTTGTTCACATCAACCAATCGTGGCCCTggctggtgatgatgtcattctaCCATGTCACCTTGAACCTCCCATGGATGTCAGGTCAGAGCTGGTGGTGTGGATCAGAACTGATTTAGTCCCAAAGTACATCCATTTTCATGAAGATGGACGACAGGTGTACTGGAGACAAAATCCATCTTTTAAGAATCGCACCGCTCTGTTTGTGGATGAACTGAAGAACGGAAACGCCTCCATGAAAATCTTCAAAGTGAAAATTTCTGATACAGGAAAATATTTGTGTATCTTGAATTCACTGATGAAGCACACGTCCATCCAACTCACTGTTG GTGTCGTCTCCACGCCCGTCATAGAGTTTGtctccaatcagagcagagaggtggttttacagtgtgaggctaaaggctggtatccagagcctgaggtgttctggctggacgctgagggaaacctcctctctgctggacctacagagacagtcagaggtccTGATGACCTCTATACTGTCAGCAGAAGGTTGACTGTGGAGAAGAGTGACAGCTTCACCTGtagagtccaacagaagaacatcaacCAGACCGGAGAGACACACATCTATGTTCCAG ctcATTTCTTCAGGACCTCATCTCAGTTCGCCGTGAtcctctccatcatcatcatcatcatcaccatcatcaccatcaccatcatcatcatcattattatggTTAAAAAAGCAGGTTT ACGCTCGGAGAAGGAGGAAGCGACGGGAGGACCAGCAACCAGCATCAGATGTCGAGAAGACAAAAGATGA
- the pgap4 gene encoding post-GPI attachment to proteins factor 4: MPRWKAFFAQHLRWSSGVTQALVLSVITFCVVLPLCCHRLLYSYFFIRSMYLDSMSEQVLRESLERGQDAFHFWQSASTAAAVSSRFGDIAQHPELLVTVVTARRNEGRDFHYLLQVMQQLSVILGSCGERRCAEVLICDVESGPQENQDANLLEAHFKVVRRSPQERQGNREWVNTFEREKRDYVFCLRRGWELVQPRNMVVLEDDALPRQDFFTVVKDLLSRRFALQTLYVKLYHPERLQRYWNPEPYRILEWVGLGLVGATALLLSFPYWNSCSFSFTLSSSHLLFFTLYFMAAAELLGRHYLLEVRRLSPQLYAVSPATECCTPAMLFPGNSSLRVAEYLDGSFCVKGNAKDMVLYRMARTIPGGRSHSVEPNLITHIGAYSSVRANPSRPKLL; the protein is encoded by the coding sequence ATGCCTCGATGGAAAGCGTTCTTCGCTCAGCACTTGCGATGGTCCAGCGGCGTCACTCAAGCCCTCGTCCTATCCGTCATCACGTTCTGCGTGGTGCTGCCGCTGTGCTGCCACCGGCTGCTCTACTCTTACTTCTTCATCAGGTCCATGTACCTGGACTCCATGAGCGAGCAGGTCCTGCGGGAAAGCCTCGAGCGAGGCCAGGACGCCTTCCACTTCTGGCAGAGCGCCTCCACCGCAGCGGCGGTGTCCTCCAGATTTGGTGACATCGCCCAGCATCCTGAGCTGTTGGTTACCGTGGTGACAGCCAGGCGGAACGAGGGGCGGGACTTTCACTACCTTCTCCAGGTGATGCAGCAGCTGAGCGTCATCCTGGGCAGCTGTGGGGAGCGGCGCTGTGCGGAGGTGCTGATCTGTGACGTGGAAAGTGGTCCACAGGAAAACCAGGACGCAAACCTGCTGGAGGCCCACTTCAAGGTGGTGCGGCGCTCCCCCCAGGAGCGGCAGGGGAACAGGGAGTGGGTCAACACCTttgagagggagaagagggacTACGTGTTTTGTCTCCGCAGAGGATGGGAGCTGGTGCAGCCCAGAAACATGGTAGTCCTGGAAGACGACGCTTTGCCGAGGCAGGACTTCTTCACGGTGGTAAAGGACCTGCTGTCACGTCGGTTTGCCCTCCAGACTCTTTACGTCAAGCTGTATCACCCCGAACGGCTGCAGCGTTACTGGAACCCCGAGCCTTACCGCATCCTGGAGTGGGTCGGACTCGGGCTGGTCGGAGCGACGGCCCTCCTCCTCAGCTTTCCTTACTGGAACTCCTgctctttctccttcacgctGTCGTCCagccacctcctcttcttcaccctCTACTTCATGGCTGCCGCGGAGCTGCTGGGCCGGCACTACCTCCTGGAGGTGCGGAGACTCTCCCCGCAGCTCTACGCCGTCTCCCCGGCCACGGAGTGCTGCACCCCAGCCATGCTCTTCCCCGGTAACTCCTCGCTCAGGGTGGCAGAATACCTGGATGGCTCATTCTGCGTCAAGGGGAACGCCAAAGACATGGTTCTGTATCGGATGGCGAGGACGATCCCCGGGGGGCGGTCTCACAGCGTGGAACCTAACCTCATCACCCACATCGGGGCCTATTCCTCCGTCAGGGCCAATCCTTCCAGGCCCAAACTCCTCTGA